The Solibacillus sp. FSL R7-0682 genome includes a window with the following:
- a CDS encoding CoxG family protein, which yields MPQALHTVELPISNDVSWDFLKSYDNWATLIPGYIAHEAQSDSQFTWIFLADLGFTKKTIKLQVDITELAKPNEIKFQLKGLSDNFNGHGYFKTDAAKLSGSLDLSASGMMGMMINSVLEGFIPKTTTNLVEAIAVKLQELQAIK from the coding sequence ATGCCACAAGCATTACACACAGTCGAGCTACCAATTTCTAATGACGTTTCGTGGGATTTTTTAAAGAGTTACGACAATTGGGCTACCTTAATTCCAGGTTATATTGCACATGAGGCACAAAGTGATTCACAATTTACATGGATTTTTTTAGCGGATTTAGGATTTACAAAAAAGACGATAAAGCTACAAGTGGATATTACAGAGCTTGCTAAACCTAACGAAATAAAATTCCAATTAAAGGGTCTTTCTGATAACTTTAATGGTCATGGCTATTTTAAAACAGACGCTGCTAAGCTTTCAGGTAGCTTAGATCTTTCAGCTAGTGGCATGATGGGTATGATGATTAATTCTGTACTTGAAGGCTTTATCCCTAAAACAACAACGAATTTAGTTGAAGCAATTGCAGTAAAGTTACAGGAGTTGCAGGCAATTAAATAA
- a CDS encoding YbfB/YjiJ family MFS transporter: MKIVFGGVLLLAVAMGIGRFAYTPMLPFMQESLNWTNSTAGYIALSNYVGYFIGALLCTFSFFRNKQLSIFIMIWISAISTLLLGFTENIMLIFIGRFVSGLTSAVIFIFTSQIILTYIQSIQKNGYAGYLYSGVGFGIVGSSILLMLFSPILDWNEIWRILGIASLIMGLIGYSIIRMLPIDSTKSKGKVNNTATIYWLYLAYFLEGLGYIITGTFIVNVAKNSSTIHFDSTLVWLIVGIAAIPSCFLLIRLAEQFGYSKVLSIVLLLQSIGIVLPALNVTNWSFIISAFLFGFTFMGITALANAIVKKINTSAIGTLTALYALGQIIGPAIAGILLDSKHFSSAFLFAGITVLTASLCVVFYSIRERRFNLNVR; this comes from the coding sequence TTGAAAATTGTTTTTGGAGGAGTGTTATTATTAGCGGTTGCAATGGGGATTGGAAGGTTCGCTTATACACCAATGCTGCCATTCATGCAAGAAAGTTTAAATTGGACGAACAGTACTGCAGGCTACATTGCTTTAAGTAATTATGTTGGCTATTTTATAGGTGCTTTACTATGTACTTTTTCTTTTTTTCGAAATAAGCAATTAAGTATATTCATCATGATATGGATCAGTGCAATCTCGACTCTCCTATTAGGTTTTACAGAAAATATCATGCTTATTTTTATTGGGAGATTTGTTTCTGGGCTTACAAGTGCAGTCATCTTTATTTTTACCTCTCAAATTATTTTAACTTATATTCAATCCATTCAGAAAAATGGCTATGCGGGGTATTTATATAGTGGGGTCGGCTTTGGAATTGTTGGCTCAAGTATTTTACTGATGCTATTTTCTCCTATTTTAGATTGGAATGAAATATGGAGGATACTTGGTATTGCTAGTTTAATTATGGGGTTAATTGGATATTCCATCATTCGAATGCTGCCGATTGATTCAACGAAATCTAAAGGGAAAGTCAACAATACGGCTACAATCTACTGGCTCTATTTAGCTTACTTTTTAGAAGGCCTTGGCTATATTATTACAGGTACTTTTATCGTCAATGTTGCCAAAAATTCATCAACGATTCATTTCGATAGTACATTAGTTTGGCTAATTGTTGGTATTGCTGCGATTCCTTCGTGCTTTCTATTAATTCGACTAGCAGAACAGTTTGGTTATTCAAAAGTTTTATCAATAGTACTTTTATTACAATCGATCGGTATTGTTTTACCCGCTTTAAATGTGACAAATTGGAGCTTCATAATTAGTGCCTTTTTATTTGGTTTTACGTTTATGGGGATTACAGCCTTGGCAAACGCCATTGTAAAAAAAATAAATACTTCAGCGATTGGCACATTAACAGCGTTATATGCACTAGGTCAAATAATAGGACCTGCTATAGCAGGGATTTTGCTAGATTCTAAACATTTTAGCAGTGCTTTTTTATTTGCAGGGATTACAGTACTAACTGCAAGTTTGTGTGTCGTCTTTTATTCCATTCGTGAAAGGAGATTTAATTTGAATGTTCGATAA
- the argF gene encoding ornithine carbamoyltransferase — protein sequence MKLLEEVQLKPVTSLKGKDLLTLLDYTSEEVNDLVQLATQLKKITKAGKCPRLLEGKTLGMIFEKSSTRTRVSFEVGMQQLGGYGMFMNARDMQIGRGEPISDTGKVLSGYLDGIMIRANSHEMVEELAEHASIPIINGLTDMDHPCQALADLETIAENKGELKGLKIAYVGDGNNVAHALVVAAAHVGMHVTVATPEGYECDDTIIEKAQEIGARNGSIVYITNNPIEAVKNADVIYADVWTSMGQEEETEQRLKDFAAYQINDALVAHAKQDYMFLHCLPAHREEEVATSVIDGPNSYIYEQAENRLHAQKAVLVSLLG from the coding sequence ATGAAATTGTTAGAAGAGGTTCAATTAAAGCCTGTGACAAGTCTTAAAGGAAAAGACTTACTAACACTGCTTGATTATACAAGTGAAGAAGTAAATGACTTAGTTCAATTAGCAACACAGCTTAAAAAAATTACAAAAGCAGGCAAGTGTCCACGTTTACTTGAAGGTAAAACACTCGGCATGATTTTTGAGAAAAGCTCGACGCGTACACGTGTATCGTTCGAAGTAGGTATGCAACAGCTAGGTGGATACGGTATGTTTATGAATGCCCGTGATATGCAAATTGGTCGAGGTGAGCCAATCTCGGACACAGGGAAGGTTTTATCCGGTTATTTAGATGGGATTATGATTCGTGCGAACTCACACGAAATGGTAGAAGAGTTAGCAGAGCATGCATCAATTCCGATTATTAATGGATTAACGGATATGGATCATCCATGCCAAGCATTAGCTGACCTTGAAACAATCGCTGAAAATAAGGGCGAATTAAAAGGTTTAAAAATTGCATACGTTGGGGATGGCAATAATGTTGCACATGCATTAGTTGTTGCTGCTGCACACGTAGGGATGCATGTTACAGTCGCTACTCCAGAAGGTTATGAATGTGATGATACAATTATTGAAAAAGCACAAGAAATTGGCGCGCGTAATGGTAGCATTGTATATATTACGAATAATCCAATCGAAGCAGTGAAAAATGCGGATGTTATTTATGCAGACGTTTGGACATCAATGGGGCAAGAAGAAGAGACAGAGCAACGTTTAAAAGATTTCGCAGCATATCAAATAAACGACGCATTAGTTGCCCATGCCAAACAAGATTATATGTTCCTACATTGCTTACCAGCACACCGTGAAGAAGAAGTCGCAACATCAGTAATTGATGGACCGAATTCCTATATTTATGAGCAGGCCGAAAATCGCCTACATGCTCAAAAAGCAGTATTAGTTTCATTATTAGGTTAA
- a CDS encoding nitronate monooxygenase produces the protein MFDNLKYPIIQAPMAGGVATVELATAVSRKGGLGFLAAGTKILP, from the coding sequence ATGTTCGATAATTTAAAATATCCGATTATCCAAGCACCAATGGCTGGTGGTGTTGCAACAGTTGAACTTGCAACTGCCGTTTCACGCAAAGGCGGACTAGGCTTTTTAGCTGCTGGTACAAAAATCCTACCTTAG
- a CDS encoding DUF3784 domain-containing protein has protein sequence MIWLILAALFIFLGFAMQKLKWYFLISGYNTMSKEQKENVDTEGLARLMAKFSYFLALLFILIGIAEWQNYSQLILPLILALIAATIIVVIKSQKFNHNILDEKGKVKKGAGKQMKRPIIILAITVIAVAVIMTFAVSETKIIMHENQLEIKGMYGDEYSFDKMEQVTLLQEIPNIAIRTNGSSVGSKHKGHFKLKNGEKVKLFVDKRNPPFISFFVADQHVIFNLATAEETDELYKKLEQKVAQ, from the coding sequence ATGATTTGGCTTATTTTAGCGGCATTATTTATCTTTTTAGGCTTTGCAATGCAGAAATTGAAATGGTATTTCCTTATTTCGGGCTATAATACAATGTCAAAGGAGCAAAAGGAGAATGTCGATACAGAAGGGCTAGCTCGTCTTATGGCAAAGTTTTCTTATTTCCTAGCGCTCCTCTTTATTTTAATCGGAATTGCTGAATGGCAAAATTATAGTCAACTCATTTTACCGCTAATTCTTGCTTTAATTGCAGCAACAATTATTGTTGTTATAAAGTCGCAAAAGTTTAATCACAATATTCTTGATGAAAAAGGCAAAGTAAAAAAAGGCGCAGGTAAACAAATGAAGCGCCCAATTATTATTCTTGCCATTACGGTCATTGCTGTTGCCGTTATTATGACATTTGCCGTGTCAGAAACAAAAATTATTATGCATGAAAATCAGCTGGAGATTAAAGGAATGTATGGAGATGAATATTCATTCGATAAGATGGAGCAAGTAACATTGCTTCAAGAAATTCCTAATATCGCAATCCGTACAAATGGCTCCTCTGTTGGTTCAAAGCACAAAGGGCATTTTAAGCTGAAGAATGGGGAAAAGGTCAAATTATTTGTTGATAAGCGAAACCCGCCTTTCATTTCCTTTTTCGTTGCTGATCAGCACGTCATTTTCAATTTAGCAACGGCAGAAGAAACGGATGAGCTCTACAAAAAATTAGAGCAAAAAGTAGCACAATAA
- a CDS encoding NAD(P)H-dependent flavin oxidoreductase, whose product MPCSDLIHTSIHPYKEQLEQDFRIQLTIEEPKDDFWQEKLKLVMKYKVPYISFTFGCPSKEIIQQLKNNGSKIIVTVTNLSEATLAEKNGADAICLQGIDAGGHRATFQNSDEIAYLSLINLIHTIRQEISIPIIAAGGIINGRDIHLALCAGANAVQLGTAFLCTQESGANTIYKQVLQSDLFTETILTRAFTGRLARGLKNDFICKYDKLAPPIYPTVHTMTQPIRAEALNEKNPQAMSLWANTRFKEVKIGTVDEIFDYLISEWPLSP is encoded by the coding sequence ATGCCATGTAGTGATTTAATCCATACATCAATTCATCCATACAAAGAACAATTAGAGCAAGACTTTCGAATACAATTGACAATAGAAGAACCGAAAGATGACTTTTGGCAGGAAAAACTTAAATTAGTGATGAAGTACAAAGTGCCGTATATATCCTTTACTTTTGGCTGTCCATCGAAAGAAATCATCCAACAATTAAAAAATAATGGCAGTAAAATCATTGTTACGGTAACTAATTTATCAGAGGCAACTTTAGCAGAAAAAAACGGTGCAGATGCGATTTGTTTACAAGGGATTGATGCGGGAGGACATAGAGCAACATTTCAAAATTCTGATGAAATAGCTTACCTATCATTAATTAATTTAATCCACACAATTCGTCAAGAAATCTCTATTCCAATTATTGCTGCCGGAGGAATTATTAATGGAAGAGATATTCATCTTGCGTTATGTGCTGGTGCAAATGCGGTTCAACTTGGCACAGCTTTTCTTTGTACTCAAGAAAGTGGCGCAAATACAATATATAAACAGGTTCTTCAATCTGATCTGTTTACAGAAACAATCCTCACCCGAGCCTTTACGGGACGTCTGGCTCGAGGATTAAAAAATGATTTTATATGCAAGTACGATAAATTAGCGCCACCCATCTATCCTACTGTTCACACAATGACTCAGCCTATCCGTGCAGAAGCACTAAATGAAAAAAACCCACAGGCAATGTCGCTCTGGGCAAATACACGTTTTAAAGAAGTAAAAATTGGCACAGTTGATGAAATATTTGATTATCTTATTAGTGAATGGCCGCTTAGTCCGTAA